A portion of the Nomia melanderi isolate GNS246 chromosome 2, iyNomMela1, whole genome shotgun sequence genome contains these proteins:
- the LOC116425910 gene encoding uncharacterized protein LOC116425910, which translates to MMDNCCAPQWADFTCSPQLPSDSYFEIEHEIHNAQMYLKSNLKSDSSLPSNEENLGEESLITETKFDDSLEPAQDKCTNMVFFIPHDNKKQPAKETNNDNVKKDTKCSKSNKLYHAWNVSIADLTSVFKATSEPQRLKAAAEKIRKSAIVEMKNNIFRKPSKKANTQNALKKINSDPVANAKVNNCSEYGEANPLNKELPYKTVSAQRRQSDIFKTKQSQRKVLTCQYRRRSLMKYRRCSNQFVSMAEAVSKFQNGTPQRFRTISKKDLKPGPLMKLKRSPLKLTHPISPALRSKQRVRHTNVLSKEEREAMELEEMKKNQIKANPVPVNILKGPSVLKKVVKKPVTITEEFKLTQSRKTRYTAVPQVIEQCDQKSTVPISHSTGALTVEKDDKIQTHKNTVSVTCSTNTLTVKKDDKIQSHRGTVSMNRSTSASSVTKKNIKVEARKTSAPINRSTSASNVTKKDSKEGTHKTTVPITRSISASNVAKKENKEGTYKYTLPMNRSVSASTVRKHDKLQTPRNTVAISRSTSASSIFKKDDACTKQSTDNTARSVSNVLPYSFEARNKEFQMKREEKLKNLQEQETNKLKTGFHARPIPKFSKLLNSVKEPVDKKKTVVSCPFSFAERDKGLAKKKEHFVKQIQENNKKSRVFHANPAPTFKPVTVHGLSKENTQSKERNVNKECTTKQIKIVVDQENKQPNIIDANEEKKSETKEQATNKTHKKPLKDNSDNENDKDSVKGNQKKTVALELNSDKRAKKREEFDEKIRKREQEMEAKRQEEEKLRLLKEKSERAELRKLAEVKATPMPVYKPMIILKSTKMPTNPKDPKWASKSRLKNTPQV; encoded by the coding sequence atgaTGGACAATTGTTGTGCTCCGCAATGGGCAGACTTCACTTGCAGTCCACAGCTGCCTTCTGACAGTTATTTCGAGATAGAGCACGAAATACACAATGCTCAAATGTATttgaaatcgaatttgaaaTCTGATTCATCCTTACCATCTAATGAAGAAAATCTGGGAGAGGAATCATTGATTACCGAAACAAAATTCGATGATAGTTTAGAACCTGCACAAGATAAGTGTACTAATATGGTATTTTTCATACCGCATGATAATAAAAAACAGCCTGCAAAAGAGACAAATAATGATAACGTAAAGAAAGATACAAAATGCTCGAAATCTAATAAACTTTATCATGCATGGAATGTTTCTATAGCTGATCTAACTTCTGTGTTCAAAGCAACATCGGAGCCACAAAGACTTAAAGCAGCAGCTGAGAAAATTAGGAAAAGTGCAATTGTTGAAATGAAGAATAACATCTTTCGTAAACCTTCAAAGAAAGCTAACACACAAaatgcattaaaaaaaataaacagtgACCCAGTAGCAAATGCAAAAGTTAATAATTGTTCTGAGTATGGTGAAGCGAATCCTTTGAACAAAGAATTACCCTATAAAACTGTTTCAGCACAGCGGAGGCAGTCCGATATCTTTAAAACTAAGCAATCGCAACGTAAAGTGCTTACATGTCAATATCGTAGACGAAGTTTGATGAAATATCGTAGATGTTCAAATCAATTTGTAAGTATGGCAGAAGCAGTGTCTAAATTCCAAAATGGAACACCTCAACGATTTCGAACCATTAGTAAAAAAGACTTGAAGCCAGGTCccttaatgaaattaaaacggTCCCCATTGAAACTGACTCATCCAATTTCTCCTGCATTAAGATCTAAGCAAAGAGTAAGACATACTAATGTTTTGAGTAAAGAGGAACGGGAAGCTATGGAACTTGAAGAGAtgaagaaaaatcaaataaaagcgAATCCTGTTCctgttaatattttaaaggGACCATCCGTGTTAAAAAAGGTTGTAAAGAAACCAGTTACTATCACAGAGGAGTTTAAATTGACTCAGTCAAGGAAAACACGTTACACAGCAGTTCCCCAAGTAATAGAACAATGTGATCAGAAGAGCACTGTACCAATAAGTCATTCCACTGGTGCATTGACTGTTGAAAAAGATGATAAAATACAAACTCATAAGAACACTGTATCAGTAACTTGTTCAACCAATACCTTGACTGTTAAAAAAGATGATAAAATACAGAGTCATAGAGGTACTGTTTCAATGAATCGTTCCACCAGTGCTTCAAGTGtgactaaaaaaaatataaaagttgaGGCTCGTAAGACCAGTGCACCAATAAATCGTTCTACCAGTGCCTCAAACGTTACCAAGAAAGATAGCAAAGAGGGAACTCATAAGACTACTGTACCAATAACTCGTTCTATCAGTGCTTCAAATGttgctaagaaggaaaacaaagaagGAACTTATAAGTACACTCTACCAATGAATCGTTCTGTCAGTGCATCAACTGTTAGAAAACATGATAAACTACAGACTCCGAGAAACACTGTAGCAATAAGTCGTTCCACTAGTGCCTccagtatttttaaaaaagacgATGCATGCACCAAACAGTCCACTGATAATACTGCACGATCTGTGTCAAACGTGTTGCCGTACAGTTTTGAGGCACGCAACAAGGAATTTCAGATGAAGAGGGAAGAAAAACTGAAGAACTTACAGGAGCAAGAAACAAATAAACTGAAAACTGGGTTCCACGCGAGGCCCATACCAAAATTTTCGAAACTGTTAAACTCGGTTAAAGAACCTGTAGACAAGAAAAAAACAGTGGTCTCGTGTCCTTTTAGTTTCGCCGAAAGAGATAAGGGCTTGGCTAAGAAGAAAGAACATTTTGTTAAACAGATCCAGGAGAATAACAAGAAGTCGCGTGTATTTCACGCCAATCCTGCGCCGACTTTTAAACCTGTAACGGTGCATGGTTTGTCTAAAGAGAACACACAAAGCAAAGAGAGAAACGTGAACAAAGAATGCACAACGAAACAAATTAAAATCGTTGTCGATCAAGAGAACAAGCAGCCAAATATTATCGATGcgaacgaagaaaagaaaagcgaaacgaaggagCAAGCAACCAACAAAACGCATAAGAAACCGCTTAAAGACAACAGCGACAATGAGAACGATAAAGACTCGGTGAAGGGTAATCAAAAGAAGACCGTTGCGTTAGAATTGAACAGCGATAAAAGAGCGAAGAAACGAGAGGAATTCGACGAGAAGATAAGAAAGAGAGAGCAAGAAATGGAAGCAAAGCGACAGGAAGAGGAAAAGCTTAGACTGCTCAAAGAAAAATCCGAAAGAGCCGAGCTTCGCAAGTTAGCAGAGGTGAAAGCGACACCGATGCCAGTATACAAGCCAATGATCATACTGAAATCCACTAAAATGCCAACCAACCCTAAAGATCCCAAGTGGGCAAGCAAGAGCAGATTGAAAAACACGCCGCAAGTTTGA
- the LOC116425431 gene encoding leucine-rich repeat flightless-interacting protein 2 isoform X1 produces MEAAIAGRRRTAARHSAEDQALDQIAKEAEARLAARRQARAEAREIRMRELERQQKEAEENADRVYDMCSADVNRTMRVTPDSVRASRLLTNSNNFQSSRRSSEDSLEDAGLSRDLRLELKEFEEKFRKAMIANAQLDNEKSSYAYQVDLLKDKLEELEETVAQLRRELREKNRESEQLKRISQRLKEELDICHAQLIERDTLIQENGLVILEDEESENEDNEVENGPRPRRRVLVSTEAAELLQNAGKGSLDVRLRKFASEKKELQDEIRHLRLELEETRNRIRSEKSPGSVLGCLSDSEDVQREANKLLADYKFKLQKAEQDMSTLQATVARLESQVIRYKSAAEASEKAEDELKVEKRKLQREVRETQGRVEELETANSHLQRRLDKLKNAKSALLKEL; encoded by the exons ATGGAAGCAGCAATAGCTGGACGTAGGCGGACTGCCGCAAGACATTCAGCAGAGGATCAGGCTCTTGATCAGATAGCCAAGGAG GCAGAAGCTAGATTAGCCGCAAGGAGACAGGCAAGAGCTGAAGCAAGAGAAATACGAATGCGTGAATTAGAAAGACAACAAAAAGAGGCAGAAGAGAATGCGGATAGAGTTTACGATATGTGTTCAG CCGATGTTAATAGAACAATGAGAGTAACACCGGATTCCGTAAGGGCATCGCGTCTCCTTACGAATTCTAACAATTTTCAATCCAGTCGTAGATCTTCTGAAGATTCTTTGGAAGATGCTGGCCTAAGTAGAGATCTTAGG TTAGAGCTGAAGGAGTTCGAGGAGAAATTTAGGAAAGCTATGATAGCTAATGCTCAGTTAGACAATGAAAAATCTTCTTACGCCTATCAAGTTGATTTGTTGAAAGACAAGTTGGAAGAATTAGAAGAAACAGTTGCACAACTTCGTAGAGAACTTAGGGAAAAGAACCGAGAATCCGAACAATTGAAAAGAATCAGTCAAAGATTAAAGGAAGAGTTAGACATATGCCATGCACAATTAATAGAAAGAGATACGCTTATAcaa gaaAATGGTTTAGTTATTCTCGAGGACGAGGAGAGTGAAAACGAAGATAACGAGGTTGAAAATGGTCCACGTCCAAGACGAAGAGTACTAGTCAGTACAGAAGCAGCAGAATTACTGCAGAATGCTGGAAAGGGTTCATTAG ATGTTCGGCTGAGAAAATTTGCTTCTGAAAAGAAGGAATTACAGGATGAAATACGGCATTTAAGATTGGAATTAGAAGAGACCAGGAACCGTATTAGGTCCGAGAAATCGCCTGGTTCAGTATTAG GTTGTTTGTCAGATTCCGAGGACGTGCAACGGGAAGCGAATAAACTGTTAGCCGATTACAAATTCAAGTTGCAAAAAGCAGAGCAAGATATGTCAACATTACAAGCCACTGTAGCTAGGCTAGAGAGTCAAGTGATACGTTACAAATCAGCTGCGGAGGCATCAGAGAAAGCGGAGGATGAATTGAAAGTTGAGAAAAGGAAACTTCAAAGAGAA GTTAGAGAGACTCAAGGCCGCGTTGAAGAATTAGAGACAGCAAATTCTCATCTACAAAGGCGATTGGACAAACTTAAAAACGCAAAATCGGCTCTCCTGAAAGAGCTTTGA
- the LOC116425431 gene encoding leucine-rich repeat flightless-interacting protein 2 isoform X2: protein MRELERQQKEAEENADRVYDMCSADVNRTMRVTPDSVRASRLLTNSNNFQSSRRSSEDSLEDAGLSRDLRLELKEFEEKFRKAMIANAQLDNEKSSYAYQVDLLKDKLEELEETVAQLRRELREKNRESEQLKRISQRLKEELDICHAQLIERDTLIQENGLVILEDEESENEDNEVENGPRPRRRVLVSTEAAELLQNAGKGSLDVRLRKFASEKKELQDEIRHLRLELEETRNRIRSEKSPGSVLGCLSDSEDVQREANKLLADYKFKLQKAEQDMSTLQATVARLESQVIRYKSAAEASEKAEDELKVEKRKLQREVRETQGRVEELETANSHLQRRLDKLKNAKSALLKEL from the exons ATGCGTGAATTAGAAAGACAACAAAAAGAGGCAGAAGAGAATGCGGATAGAGTTTACGATATGTGTTCAG CCGATGTTAATAGAACAATGAGAGTAACACCGGATTCCGTAAGGGCATCGCGTCTCCTTACGAATTCTAACAATTTTCAATCCAGTCGTAGATCTTCTGAAGATTCTTTGGAAGATGCTGGCCTAAGTAGAGATCTTAGG TTAGAGCTGAAGGAGTTCGAGGAGAAATTTAGGAAAGCTATGATAGCTAATGCTCAGTTAGACAATGAAAAATCTTCTTACGCCTATCAAGTTGATTTGTTGAAAGACAAGTTGGAAGAATTAGAAGAAACAGTTGCACAACTTCGTAGAGAACTTAGGGAAAAGAACCGAGAATCCGAACAATTGAAAAGAATCAGTCAAAGATTAAAGGAAGAGTTAGACATATGCCATGCACAATTAATAGAAAGAGATACGCTTATAcaa gaaAATGGTTTAGTTATTCTCGAGGACGAGGAGAGTGAAAACGAAGATAACGAGGTTGAAAATGGTCCACGTCCAAGACGAAGAGTACTAGTCAGTACAGAAGCAGCAGAATTACTGCAGAATGCTGGAAAGGGTTCATTAG ATGTTCGGCTGAGAAAATTTGCTTCTGAAAAGAAGGAATTACAGGATGAAATACGGCATTTAAGATTGGAATTAGAAGAGACCAGGAACCGTATTAGGTCCGAGAAATCGCCTGGTTCAGTATTAG GTTGTTTGTCAGATTCCGAGGACGTGCAACGGGAAGCGAATAAACTGTTAGCCGATTACAAATTCAAGTTGCAAAAAGCAGAGCAAGATATGTCAACATTACAAGCCACTGTAGCTAGGCTAGAGAGTCAAGTGATACGTTACAAATCAGCTGCGGAGGCATCAGAGAAAGCGGAGGATGAATTGAAAGTTGAGAAAAGGAAACTTCAAAGAGAA GTTAGAGAGACTCAAGGCCGCGTTGAAGAATTAGAGACAGCAAATTCTCATCTACAAAGGCGATTGGACAAACTTAAAAACGCAAAATCGGCTCTCCTGAAAGAGCTTTGA
- the LOC116425431 gene encoding leucine-rich repeat flightless-interacting protein 2 isoform X3 — MRVTPDSVRASRLLTNSNNFQSSRRSSEDSLEDAGLSRDLRLELKEFEEKFRKAMIANAQLDNEKSSYAYQVDLLKDKLEELEETVAQLRRELREKNRESEQLKRISQRLKEELDICHAQLIERDTLIQENGLVILEDEESENEDNEVENGPRPRRRVLVSTEAAELLQNAGKGSLDVRLRKFASEKKELQDEIRHLRLELEETRNRIRSEKSPGSVLGCLSDSEDVQREANKLLADYKFKLQKAEQDMSTLQATVARLESQVIRYKSAAEASEKAEDELKVEKRKLQREVRETQGRVEELETANSHLQRRLDKLKNAKSALLKEL, encoded by the exons ATGAGAGTAACACCGGATTCCGTAAGGGCATCGCGTCTCCTTACGAATTCTAACAATTTTCAATCCAGTCGTAGATCTTCTGAAGATTCTTTGGAAGATGCTGGCCTAAGTAGAGATCTTAGG TTAGAGCTGAAGGAGTTCGAGGAGAAATTTAGGAAAGCTATGATAGCTAATGCTCAGTTAGACAATGAAAAATCTTCTTACGCCTATCAAGTTGATTTGTTGAAAGACAAGTTGGAAGAATTAGAAGAAACAGTTGCACAACTTCGTAGAGAACTTAGGGAAAAGAACCGAGAATCCGAACAATTGAAAAGAATCAGTCAAAGATTAAAGGAAGAGTTAGACATATGCCATGCACAATTAATAGAAAGAGATACGCTTATAcaa gaaAATGGTTTAGTTATTCTCGAGGACGAGGAGAGTGAAAACGAAGATAACGAGGTTGAAAATGGTCCACGTCCAAGACGAAGAGTACTAGTCAGTACAGAAGCAGCAGAATTACTGCAGAATGCTGGAAAGGGTTCATTAG ATGTTCGGCTGAGAAAATTTGCTTCTGAAAAGAAGGAATTACAGGATGAAATACGGCATTTAAGATTGGAATTAGAAGAGACCAGGAACCGTATTAGGTCCGAGAAATCGCCTGGTTCAGTATTAG GTTGTTTGTCAGATTCCGAGGACGTGCAACGGGAAGCGAATAAACTGTTAGCCGATTACAAATTCAAGTTGCAAAAAGCAGAGCAAGATATGTCAACATTACAAGCCACTGTAGCTAGGCTAGAGAGTCAAGTGATACGTTACAAATCAGCTGCGGAGGCATCAGAGAAAGCGGAGGATGAATTGAAAGTTGAGAAAAGGAAACTTCAAAGAGAA GTTAGAGAGACTCAAGGCCGCGTTGAAGAATTAGAGACAGCAAATTCTCATCTACAAAGGCGATTGGACAAACTTAAAAACGCAAAATCGGCTCTCCTGAAAGAGCTTTGA
- the LOC116425425 gene encoding dnaJ homolog subfamily C member 1, whose amino-acid sequence MKLSFLFLGVLCFLDVYQFTNAWDNDELEVFDVVEEVNQNFYDVLGVPQTANASEIKKAFRRLSLQLHPDKNSAEDAEQQFRKLVAVYDVLKDSGKRQRYDNVLVNGLPNWRSAVYYYRHVRKMGLVELSIILFLVFTVGQYLVAWGAYFEKRYTYEQVLGSKLQKMQKKNKKGKMDVPDLADILEKIPTPSIWNTLPFQFPRWIVNFTLSIPSIVRAMFNLLEERKRRKKEEEEALAQENEQPEIEPVSRTRRRRPAFTPQERSGNNYKDVTKKTNDQTNHIYQKATASSGALWVDDDILELIKLVKKYPSGTPERWDKIAETMNRTVADVTYMAKKVKDEGLKPGSFQEETVVEERPKKIKTRVENADNANDWSQDQQKAFEAALIKYRKGGSVDRWEKIANCVEGKTKDECQTRYRQLVELVKKKQQTQ is encoded by the exons atgaaattgtcaTTTCTATTTCTCGGTGTTTTATGTTTTCTCGACGTGTATCAGTTCACGAACGCTTGGGACAATGACGAATTGGAGGTGTTCGATGTCGTCGAAGAAGTCAATCAAAACTTTTATGATGTCCTCGGTGTCCCACAG ACCGCGAATGCCTCGGAGATTAAGAAGGCATTTAGGCGACTGTCCCTACAGTTGCATCCAGATAAGAACTCCGCGGAGGACGCGGAACAGCAGTTTAGGAAG ctAGTTGCTGTATATGATGTATTGAAAGATTCTGGGAAGCGGCAACGTTACGATAATGTATTGGTGAATGGACTGCCAAACTGGCGGTCGGCTGTATATTATTACCGCCATGTGCGGAAAATGGGGCTTGTAGAattaagtataattttattcttagtCTTTACGGTTGGACAATATCTAGTAGCATGGGGTGCATACTTTGAGAAgagatatacatat GAGCAAGTGTTAGGCAGTAAACTTCAAAAGATgcagaaaaagaataaaaagggGAAAATGGATGTACCAGATTTAGCAGATATTTTGGAAAAGATTCCTACGCCGAGCATTTGGAATACTCTTCCATTCCAATTTCCACGATggattgtaaattttactttatccATACCCAGTATTGTGCGTGCAATGTTTAATCTACTAGAAGAAAGAAAACgcaggaaaaaagaggaagaggaggcaTT AGCACAAGAGAATGAACAACCAGAAATCGAGCCCGTGTCTCGTACTAGAAGGCGGAGACCTGCGTTCACTCCGCAAGAAAGGAGTGGTAACAATTACAAAGATGTCACAAAGAAAACCAATGATCAAACTAATCATATTTATCAAAAAGCAACTGCATCCAGTGGAGCGTTATGGGTGGATGATGACATattagaactaataaaacttgtgAAAAAATACCCTAGTGGTACACCAGAGCGATGGGATAAGATTGCAGAGACCATGAATCGTACAGTTGCAGATGTAACATACATGGCAAAGAAG GTGAAAGATGAAGGCTTAAAGCCCGGCTCCTTTCAGGAGGAAACTGTGGTAGAAGAACGTCCAAAAAAGATAAAAACGCGTGTTGAAAACGCAGATAATGCCAACGATTGGAGTCAAGATCAGCAAAAAGCGTTCGAAGCAGCGCTTATAAAGTATCGTAAAGGCGGGTCTGTAGATAGGTGGGAAAAGATAGCGAATTGCGTTGAAGGGAAAACAAAG GACGAGTGCCAAACGAGGTATAGGCAGTTGGTGGAATTAGTTAAAAAGAAGCAACAAACTCAGTAG
- the pea gene encoding ATP-dependent RNA helicase pea, whose product MDEVSKLEHLSLVSKICTELENHLGLNDKDLAEFIIHLAEKNNTFDKFKKVLLENGAEFSESFMANLLRIIQHMKPSKTMQDKPSLSIAKQDELAQKFPALAIPNEEPKIIDGKELKDDDIVSSAMASLEELAPSNKKSNNEKKVSQPPDNDKKSKHSRRSRSKDRRRHRSRSSNRKDKRHRSRSRSRSRDRKRHRSKDRRRSRSRDRKPREHRDRHSGRHGSDRSRSKSIEELSMDPEVGKIYSGKVANIVPFGCFVQLEGLKRRWEGLVHISQLRREGRVASASDVVSRGQKVLVKVLNIGGQKVSLSMKDVDQETGRDLNPVVAVAKTEEDEKHLRNPDRPTSLLELQGNWDEDETCSRKRVQRLSSPEKWEIKQMLAASCIDRSELPEFDMETGILPREDDEEEDVEIELVEEEPPFLHGHGRALGDLSPVRIVKNPDGSLAQAAMMQSALAKERREQKMLQREQEMDSVPTGLNKNWIDPLPEAESRTLAANMRGIGLQTQDLPEWKKHVIGGKKSSFGKKTNLTLLEQRQSLPIYKLRDDLVKAVTDNQILIVIGETGSGKTTQITQYLAEAGFTARGKIGCTQPRRVAAMSVAKRVAEEFGCRLGQEVGYTIRFEDCTGPETNIKYMTDGMLLRECLMDLDLKTYSVIMLDEAHERTIHTDVLFGLLKQAVGRRPDLKLIVTSATLDAVKFSQYFFEAPIFTIPGRTFEVEVMYTKEPETDYLDAALITVMQIHLREPPGDILLFLTGQEEIDTACEILYERMKSLGPDVPELIILPVYSALPSEMQTRIFEPAPPGSRKVVIATNIAETSLTIDGIYYVVDPGFVKQKVYNSKTGMDSLIVTPISQAAAKQRAGRAGRTGPGKCYRLYTERAYRDEMLPTPVPEIQRTNLATTVLQLKTMGINDLLHFDFMDAPPVESLIMALESLHSLSALDNEGLLTRLGRRMAEFPLEPNLSKMLIMSVHLQCSDEILTIVSMLSVQNVFYRPKDKQALADQKKAKFNQPEGDHLTLLAVYNSWRNNKFSNAWCYENFVQIRTLKRAQDVRKQLLGIMDRHKLDVVSAGKNTVRIQKAVCSGFFRNAAKKDPQEGYRTLVDSQVVYIHPSSALFNRQPEWVIYHELVQTTKEYMREVTTIDPKWLVEFAPAFFKFSDPTKLSKFKKNQRLEPLYNKYEEPNAWRISRVRRRRN is encoded by the exons ATGGATGAAGTTTCGAAACTTGAACACTTATCATTAGTATCAAAGATTTGTACAGAATTAGAAAATCATTTGGGATTAAATGATAAAGACTTAG CTGAGTTTATCATTCATTTGGCAGAGAAAAATAATACCTTCGACAAATTCAAAAAGGTTCTGCTGGAAAATGGCGCAGAATTTTCA GAATCATTTATGGCTAATCTTTTGAGAATAATACAACATATGAAACCGTCCAAAACAATGCAGGACAAACCTTCATTATCTATAGCTAAACAAGACGAATTAGCTCAGAAATTCCCTGCCCTGGCTATACCAAATGAAGAGCCGAAGATAATAGATGGTAAAGAACTCAAGGATGATGATATAGTTAGTAGTGCAATGGCAAGCTTGGAAGAATTGGCACCATCGAACAAAAAatctaataatgaaaaaaaggtCAGCCAACCACCGGATAATGATAAAAAGAGCAAACATTCTAGAAGAAGCAGATCAAAAGATAGAAGAAGACACAGGTCGCGTTCGTCTAATCGCAAAGATAAAAGGCACAGATCTAGATCGCGTTCTAGATCTAGAGATAGGAAACGTCATAGGTCAAAGGATCGCAGAAGATCCAGGTCACGGGATAGAAAGCCTCGTGAACACAGAGATAGACATTCTGGTAGACACGGGTCAGATAGATCCAGGTCAAAATCCATAGAAGAGCTCTCTATGGATCCAGAAGTTGGTAAAATTTATTCTGGCAAAGTTGCCAATATTGTTCCTTTCGGCTGTTTCGTACAATTGGAAGGCTTAAAACGTAGGTGGGAGGGACTCGTTCATATTTCACAATTAAGGAGGGAAGGAAGAGTTGCCAGTGCAAGTGATGTGGTATCCAGGGGTCAGAAAGTCCTCGTGAAAGTCCTCAATATTGGCGGACAAAAG GTTTCCTTGAGCATGAAAGATGTTGATCAAGAAACAGGCAGAGACTTGAACCCGGTAGTAGCCGTCGCTAAAACCGAAGAAGATGAAAAACATTTACGTAATCCAGACAGACCAACGTCATTATTGGAATTGCAAGGCAATTGGGACGAAGATGAAACTTGTTCTAGGAAGCGTGTACAGAGACTATCATCTCCTGAGAAGTGGGAGATAAAGCAGATGCTTGCTGCATCTTGCATCGACAGGAGTGAATTGCCCGAGTTCGATATGGAAACTGGAATTCTTCCTCGTGAAGACGACGAGGAAGAGGACGTAGAAATTGAACTGGTAGAAGAGGAACCACCTTTCCTACACGGACACGGTCGAGCGCTTGGAGACTTGAGTCCTGTTCGTATCGTGAAAAATCCTGATGGTTCGTTAGCGCAAGCTGCAATGATGCAAAGCGCATTAGCAAAGGAAAGAAGGGAACAGAAAATGCTGCAAAGGGAACAAGAAATGGATTCTGTTCCCACGGGTCTCAACAAAAACTGGATTGATCCTTTACCGGAAGCCGAGAGCAGAACTCTAGCAGCAAACATGAGAGGAATCGGCCTGCAGACTCAAGATCTACCCGAGTGGAAGAAACACGTAATAGGTGGAAAGAAATCGTCCTTCGGAAAGAAAACGAATCTGACTTTGCTCGAACAACGTCAGAGTTTGCCGATATACAAGCTGAGGGACGATTTGGTGAAAGCTGTAACGGACAACCAAATCTTAATTGTAATCGGCGAAACAGGATCAGGGAAGACTACTCAAATCACGCAATATCTGGCTGAGGCAGGATTCACAGCGCGAGGAAAAATCGGCTGCACGCAGCCTAGGAGAGTAGCTGCCATGTCCGTCGCGAAAAGAGTAGCGGAGGAATTTGGTTGTAGATTAGGTCAAGAAGTGGGTTACACGATTCGTTTCGAAGACTGCACGGGTCCGGAGACTAATATAAAGTACATGACTGACGGTATGTTGCTTCGGGAGTGTCTGATGGATCTTGACTTGAAAACCTACTCGGTTATAATGTTGGACGAGGCGCACGAACGCACAATTCACACTGACGTTCTGTTCGGATTGCTGAAGCAAGCAGTCGGAAGGCGGCCAGATCTGAAGCTTATTGTGACCAGTGCTACCCTAGATGCTGTGAAGTTTTCACAATACTTCTTCGAGGCTCCTATTTTCACCATTCCTGGCAGAACGTTTGAAGTCGAAGTGATGTACACGAAGGAACCGGAGACGGATTATCTGGACGCTGCGTTGATAACTGTAATGCAGATACACTTGAGGGAACCACCAGGGGATATACTTCTTTTCTTAACCGGTCAAGAAGAGATCGACACGGCTTGTGAGATTTTATACGAGCGAATGAAATCTCTGGGTCCAGATGTGCCGGAACTCATCATTCTGCCAGTGTACTCGGCGCTGCCTTCAGAAATGCAAACTAGAATATTCGAGCCAGCTCCGCCAGGCTCGAGGAAGGTGGTGATAGCTACAAACATAGCTGAAACAAGCTTGACCATCGATGGTATTTATTATGTCGTGGATCCAGGTTTTGTCAAGCAAAAAGTGTACAACTCTAAAACAGGAATGGACAGTCTCATAGTGACACCGATCAGTCAAGCAGCTGCCAAGCAGAGAGCGGGTAGAGCTGGTAGAACTGGTCCAGGGAAATGTTACAGACTTTACACGGAGAGAGCTTACAGAGATGAAATGTTGCCCACGCCAGTCCCAGAAATCCAACGCACCAACTTGGCAACTACAGTGCTACAATTAAAAACGATGGGCATTAATGACTTGCTGCACTTTGACTTCATGGATGCGCCGCCTGTAGAATCACTTATCATGGCTCTGGAATCCTTGCATAGTTTGAGCGCGTTAGATAACGAAGGCCTCTTAACCAGATTGGGGAGAAGAATGGCGGAATTCCCATTGGAACCTAATTTATCCAAGATGCTGATTATGAGTGTGCATCTGCAGTGTTCCGATGAAATATTGACAATCGTCAGTATGTTGTCCGTGCAAAATGTTTTCTACAGACCAAAGGATAAACAGGCATTGGCTGATCAAAAGAAGGCGAAGTTCAATCAACCAGAGGGTGACCATTTAACCTTACTGGCAGTCTACAATTCCTggagaaataataaattcagtaaTGCCTGGTGTTatgaaaattttgtacaaatCAGAACACTGAAACGTGCGCAAGATGTTCGCAAACAGCTGTTGGGTATTATGGATAG GCATAAATTAGATGTTGTATCTGCTGGTAAAAACACTGTGAGAATCCAGAAAGCTGTGTGTTCAGGCTTCTTCAGGAACGCTGCGAAAAAGGACCCCCAAGAAGGGTACAGAACATTGGTGGATAGTCAGGTAGTTTACATTCATCCGAGCAGTGCTTTGTTTAATAGGCAACCTGAATGG GTTATTTATCACGAACTAGTACAAACCACTAAAGAATATATGAGAGAAGTAACAACCATTGATCCAAAATGGTTAGTGGAGTTCGCTCCGGCATTCTTTAAGTTTAGCGATCCGACTAAACTCAGTAAATTTAAGAAGAATCAGCGATTGGAACCACTTTACAACAAATACGAGGAACCGAATGCTTGGCGAATATCCAGAGTCCGCAGAAGACgtaattaa